Proteins from a genomic interval of Apteryx mantelli isolate bAptMan1 chromosome 5, bAptMan1.hap1, whole genome shotgun sequence:
- the NKX6-1 gene encoding homeobox protein Nkx-6.1, giving the protein MLALGQMDGAPRQSAFLLGSPPLAALHSMAEMKAPLYPAYPLPAGPASSSSASASPASASPSPPLGSPSTAGLKAPPAAAATAGGLSALGSAPPQLSAATPHGINDILSRPSMPLAGAALTSASPSASSAAPAGLLAGLPRFGSLSPPPPPPPGLYFSPGAAAAVAVGRYPKPLAELPGRTPIFWPGVMQSPPWRDARLACTPHQGSILLDKDGKRKHTRPTFSGQQIFALEKTFEQTKYLAGPERARLAYSLGMTESQVKVWFQNRRTKWRKKHAAEMATAKKKQDSETERLKGASDNEEEDDDYNKPLDPNSDDEKIAQLLKKHKPGGGGLLLPAAEGEASA; this is encoded by the exons atgCTGGCGCTGGGACAGATGGACGGCGCGCCCCGGCAGAGCGCCTTCCTGCTGGGCAGCCCGCCGCTGGCCGCCCTGCACAGCATGGCCGAGATGAAGGCGCCGCTGTACCCCGCGTACCCCCTGCCCGCCGGGcccgcttcctcctcctccgcctccgcctcgcccgcctccgcctcgccctcgccgccgctcGGCTCCCCGAGCACCGCCGGCCTCaaggcgccccccgccgccgccgccaccgcgggcGGCCTCTCGGCGCTGGGCTCGGCGCCGCCGCAGCTCTCGGCCGCCACCCCGCACGGCATCAACGACATCCTCAGCCGGCCCTCCATGCCCCTGGCCGGCGCCGCGCTCACCTCCGCCTCGCCCTCCGCCTCCtcggcggcgcccgcggggctgctggccggacTGCCGCGCTTCGGCAGCctcagcccgccgccgccgccgccgcccggcctctacttcagccccggcgccgccgccgccgtggccgtGGGGCGCTACCCCAAGCCGCTGGCCGAGCTGCCCGGCCGGACGCCCATCTTCTGGCCGGGGGTGATGCAGAGCCCGCCGTGGAGGGACGCCCGCCTCGCCTGCACGCCCC atCAAGGCTCAATTTTGCTGGATAAAGACGGAAAGAGAAAACATACAAGACCCACTTTTTCTGGCCAGCAGATTTTCGCCCTGGAAAAGACTTTTGAGCAGACGAAATATTTAGCGGGACCAGAGAGAGCCAGGCTAGCCTATTCACTGGGGATGACAGAGAGTCAAGTCAAG GTGTGGTTCCAGAACCGGCGGACCAAGTGGCGGAAGAAGCACGCGGCGGAGATGGCCACGGCCAAGAAGAAGCAGGACTCGGAGACGGAGCGGCTGAAGGGCGCCTCGGACaacgaggaggaggacgacgactaCAACAAGCCGCTCGACCCCAACTCGGACGACGAGAAGATCGCGCAGCTGCTCAAGAAACAcaagccgggcggcggcgggctgctgctgcccgcGGCCGAGGGCGAGGCCTCCGCCTAG